A single Sutterella megalosphaeroides DNA region contains:
- the mutY gene encoding A/G-specific adenine glycosylase, producing the protein MESKQSTVDAVFAERLTAWQRVHGRHDLPWQRTNRPYERWVSEIMLQQTQVATVIPYFERFMERFPTVGDLARADEDEVLRYWAGLGYYSRGRNLRRAALEVLERFGGVMPERFDDLVSLPGIGESTAAAVSAFACGERRAMTDGNAKRVVARVYAIEGAVGSSAFERAVKAKCLEILPAEADMADYTQGLMDLGAMLCRRRKPACEACPLADLCAARAAGRAESFPEPKKAVPKACRRVAMAFVQTDEGLWLARRTGNEGAETGSVWKGLWTPPMAVDAEASHAELWARLEGDYALSAPLAGADLRHLLSHRELLIEARLYRATPETTNRLRAAGFTPHVEGEAMPGRPAPVVRLLEELMRPSLFGVR; encoded by the coding sequence ATGGAAAGCAAGCAGTCGACGGTCGACGCCGTCTTTGCCGAACGATTGACGGCCTGGCAGCGCGTTCACGGTCGGCACGATCTGCCGTGGCAGCGAACGAACCGGCCCTACGAGCGCTGGGTGTCGGAAATCATGCTGCAGCAAACGCAGGTGGCCACGGTGATCCCCTATTTCGAGCGCTTCATGGAGCGCTTCCCGACGGTGGGCGACCTCGCGCGGGCCGACGAAGACGAGGTTCTTCGCTACTGGGCGGGGCTCGGCTACTACAGCCGCGGGCGCAACCTGCGTCGCGCCGCCCTCGAAGTGCTCGAGCGCTTCGGCGGCGTCATGCCCGAACGGTTCGACGACTTGGTGTCGCTCCCGGGGATCGGCGAAAGCACGGCTGCGGCCGTGAGCGCTTTTGCGTGCGGCGAGCGGCGCGCGATGACGGACGGCAACGCCAAGCGGGTGGTGGCTCGCGTCTATGCGATCGAGGGGGCGGTCGGTTCGTCCGCCTTCGAGCGGGCCGTGAAAGCGAAGTGTCTGGAGATTTTGCCCGCCGAAGCCGACATGGCCGACTACACGCAGGGCCTGATGGATTTGGGGGCGATGCTCTGCCGCCGTCGCAAGCCCGCGTGCGAGGCGTGCCCGCTTGCGGATCTGTGCGCCGCACGCGCCGCGGGGCGCGCGGAGAGCTTCCCCGAGCCGAAAAAGGCCGTTCCCAAAGCCTGCCGTCGCGTGGCGATGGCGTTCGTGCAAACGGACGAGGGTCTCTGGCTGGCCCGCCGGACGGGCAACGAAGGGGCGGAGACGGGAAGCGTCTGGAAGGGGCTGTGGACGCCTCCGATGGCGGTCGACGCCGAGGCGTCCCACGCCGAACTGTGGGCCCGACTCGAGGGCGACTACGCGCTCTCGGCGCCGCTTGCGGGTGCCGACCTGCGGCACCTCCTCTCGCATCGGGAGCTTCTGATCGAGGCGCGTCTTTACCGGGCGACGCCCGAGACGACGAACCGGCTTCGCGCCGCGGGATTCACGCCGCACGTCGAGGGCGAGGCCATGCCGGGGCGGCCCGCGCCCGTCGTTCGTCTTCTCGAGGAGCTGATGCGGCCGTCGCTCTTCGGAGTGCGTTGA
- a CDS encoding tetratricopeptide repeat protein, which produces MPAPSFRSVTATLAALFAAQTLCAFELPPGHPEISSSKSFMSKEAPAMPAGHPPVTRPDSTLYELVAGGIAYHRKDVDFAASALMSAAYREKNPEIAEMAWQAALATRDSNRLVAVARFWTELEPTSEMAWQTIFADAVEKGDRAALEKGLAALDAAKAARKTEKPAAGDAVKPRSDDAWVGRVSRLFSRSRPSDARFFAEAVKPYAQKRTDAESRLGYALLLKTAGEGDRACRLARAAQKTKPADASIVGEAADVCWSVDPEGTHRMLKTFLEHHPNEARIRLVLARVEARLGNKDLALRETDRAVKNAGEDATVFYNAGQIAADLGDAPRAEKHLLAYVEALRETNSEIDLSHHDVWLLLGNAALEQKALERAAKYWHELTDGPYAGQARIREAIATADLGRLDDACRILEEGRKTLPLDTAILYSAESKLLLENGRNRDAYVLLKEASAQHPTDTEILYDAAMAAESVGERSDSEAFLRRLLDMNPQHVQANNALGYLLVEENRNLDEARRHLEVAFKAAPLDPFILDSMGWLAYREGRFKAAYEFTNASLKKLYDPEVASHLVDILCVLNRRADAEKVLAETIERSGLTPELEALAARRALALPATTGTSKTEKNAPERTAGVRP; this is translated from the coding sequence ATGCCGGCGCCCTCTTTTCGTTCCGTCACCGCGACCCTAGCCGCGCTCTTTGCCGCTCAGACGCTCTGCGCCTTCGAATTGCCCCCGGGTCACCCCGAGATTTCCTCGTCGAAGAGCTTCATGTCGAAGGAGGCTCCGGCGATGCCCGCCGGGCACCCGCCCGTCACGCGTCCCGACTCGACGCTCTACGAGCTCGTGGCCGGCGGAATTGCCTATCATCGCAAAGATGTCGATTTTGCGGCAAGTGCTCTGATGTCGGCCGCCTATCGCGAGAAAAATCCCGAAATCGCCGAAATGGCCTGGCAGGCGGCGCTCGCCACCCGCGACTCGAACCGACTCGTCGCCGTGGCCCGCTTCTGGACGGAGCTCGAACCGACGAGCGAAATGGCCTGGCAGACGATCTTCGCCGATGCCGTCGAGAAGGGCGACCGCGCCGCGCTTGAAAAGGGGCTCGCCGCACTCGACGCGGCCAAAGCCGCGCGCAAAACCGAAAAGCCCGCCGCGGGCGACGCCGTCAAGCCCCGCTCGGACGATGCGTGGGTGGGTCGCGTCTCGCGCCTCTTTTCCCGCTCGCGCCCGAGCGACGCGCGCTTTTTCGCCGAAGCCGTCAAGCCTTATGCGCAAAAGCGCACCGACGCCGAAAGCCGTCTCGGGTACGCGCTCCTCTTGAAGACCGCGGGCGAAGGCGACCGGGCCTGCCGTCTCGCACGCGCCGCCCAGAAGACGAAGCCCGCCGACGCGTCGATCGTCGGCGAAGCGGCCGACGTCTGCTGGAGCGTCGACCCCGAGGGCACGCACCGGATGCTCAAGACCTTCCTCGAGCACCACCCGAACGAAGCCCGAATCCGCCTGGTTCTCGCCCGCGTCGAAGCCCGACTCGGCAACAAGGACCTCGCGCTTCGCGAAACCGACCGCGCGGTGAAGAACGCGGGCGAGGACGCGACCGTCTTCTACAACGCCGGCCAAATCGCCGCGGACCTGGGCGACGCGCCCCGCGCCGAAAAGCACCTCCTCGCCTACGTCGAGGCGCTGCGCGAAACGAATTCGGAGATCGATCTCTCGCACCACGACGTCTGGCTCCTCCTCGGGAACGCCGCGCTCGAACAAAAGGCGCTCGAACGGGCGGCGAAGTACTGGCACGAACTCACGGACGGCCCCTATGCGGGTCAGGCCCGCATTCGCGAAGCGATCGCCACGGCCGATCTCGGTCGACTCGACGACGCCTGCCGCATTCTCGAAGAAGGCCGCAAGACGCTGCCCCTCGACACGGCGATCCTCTACTCGGCCGAGTCGAAGCTGCTCCTTGAGAACGGACGCAACCGCGATGCGTACGTCCTTTTGAAGGAGGCGTCCGCCCAACACCCGACCGACACCGAGATTCTCTACGACGCCGCCATGGCGGCGGAGTCCGTCGGCGAGCGAAGCGACTCGGAAGCGTTCCTGCGCCGACTCCTCGACATGAACCCGCAGCACGTGCAGGCGAACAACGCGCTCGGCTACCTCCTCGTTGAGGAAAACCGGAACCTCGACGAAGCGCGCCGGCACCTCGAAGTCGCCTTCAAGGCCGCGCCGCTCGACCCGTTCATCCTCGACTCGATGGGGTGGCTCGCCTACCGCGAGGGCCGCTTCAAGGCCGCGTACGAATTCACGAACGCCTCGCTCAAAAAGCTCTACGACCCCGAAGTGGCCTCGCACCTCGTCGACATTCTCTGCGTGCTCAACCGACGCGCGGACGCCGAAAAGGTGCTCGCCGAGACGATCGAACGTTCGGGCCTCACGCCCGAGCTCGAAGCGCTCGCCGCGCGCCGCGCGCTCGCGCTTCCCGCGACGACCGGGACCTCGAAGACCGAAAAGAACGCACCCGAACGCACCGCGGGAGTCCGTCCGTGA
- a CDS encoding lipoprotein insertase outer membrane protein LolB, whose amino-acid sequence MKRRTLVRLLGGLGLAKIALLSGCATTPADRRVFAGRFALTVAAPGKTENQTGRFRLTVRERGEAAPDLQLDLLTPLAGVLARIEVDASGAKLSRGIDETVAQGKDLDDLLSNVLGFTLPVRELFEVLAAPTANDQLTTGEWEARIRARRPEGSARTVRFLRLSGSPRITLTVTLDD is encoded by the coding sequence GTGAAGCGCCGCACGCTCGTGAGGCTTCTCGGAGGCCTCGGTCTTGCGAAGATCGCGCTCCTCTCGGGTTGCGCGACGACCCCCGCCGACCGACGCGTCTTTGCGGGGCGCTTCGCGCTCACCGTCGCCGCCCCCGGAAAAACCGAGAACCAAACGGGACGCTTTCGTTTGACGGTGAGGGAACGGGGCGAAGCCGCCCCCGACCTGCAACTCGATCTGCTCACGCCGCTTGCGGGCGTACTCGCACGGATCGAAGTCGACGCCTCGGGCGCGAAACTCAGCCGCGGGATCGACGAAACCGTCGCCCAAGGGAAAGACCTCGACGACCTGCTCTCGAACGTGCTCGGCTTCACCCTTCCCGTTCGGGAGCTCTTTGAAGTACTCGCCGCACCGACCGCGAACGATCAACTGACGACGGGCGAGTGGGAAGCTCGCATCCGCGCCCGACGCCCCGAGGGCTCCGCCCGAACGGTGCGTTTTCTCCGACTCTCGGGTTCTCCCCGCATCACGCTTACGGTAACGCTCGATGACTGA
- the ispE gene encoding 4-(cytidine 5'-diphospho)-2-C-methyl-D-erythritol kinase, whose protein sequence is MTEACLGLPAPAKLNLFLHVTGRRPDGKHLLQSIFTLIDLADTVDLTLLPSGDVEREGVLTGPAEEDLCVRAARLLKERFRVGAGVRIRLEKRIPVGAGLGGGSSDAATVLIGLNRLWNLRLTRSELMALGVELGADVPFFLFGRNAFAEGIGEKLLPVELPDARYRLVWPGRGVSTGKIFSAPDLTRSTETRKIAVFSDSIRNRWPALPGHNDLEPVAARIEPAVQKALRMLSESGFEPRMTGSGSTVFAVEPEGAPKRSLNLPEGWLEFRVRSLPVHPLASWLTE, encoded by the coding sequence ATGACTGAAGCCTGTCTGGGGCTCCCGGCCCCCGCCAAACTGAATCTCTTTCTGCACGTGACGGGCCGTCGTCCCGACGGCAAGCACCTCCTGCAGTCGATTTTCACCCTGATCGACCTGGCCGATACGGTCGATCTCACGCTCCTTCCCTCGGGCGACGTCGAGCGCGAGGGCGTCCTCACGGGCCCCGCCGAGGAGGACCTCTGCGTGCGGGCCGCGCGTCTTTTGAAGGAGCGCTTCCGCGTCGGGGCGGGCGTTCGGATCCGACTCGAGAAGCGCATTCCCGTCGGAGCCGGGCTCGGAGGCGGGAGTTCCGACGCCGCCACCGTCCTCATAGGGCTCAACCGCCTCTGGAACCTGCGCCTCACCCGCAGCGAACTGATGGCGCTCGGCGTCGAACTCGGAGCCGACGTTCCTTTCTTCCTTTTCGGTCGGAACGCCTTTGCGGAAGGGATCGGCGAAAAGCTCCTCCCCGTGGAGCTTCCCGATGCCCGGTATCGGCTCGTTTGGCCCGGCCGAGGCGTGTCCACGGGTAAGATTTTTTCGGCCCCCGACTTGACACGGTCTACCGAAACACGCAAAATAGCGGTCTTTTCCGACTCCATCCGGAACCGCTGGCCGGCTCTCCCCGGCCACAACGACCTGGAGCCAGTGGCCGCTCGGATCGAGCCCGCCGTGCAAAAAGCGCTGCGGATGCTCTCCGAATCCGGCTTTGAGCCGCGCATGACGGGCTCGGGAAGTACCGTCTTCGCCGTCGAGCCGGAAGGCGCTCCCAAGCGCTCGCTGAACCTGCCCGAAGGGTGGCTGGAATTCCGGGTTCGAAGCCTGCCGGTCCATCCTCTGGCTTCATGGCTCACCGAATAA
- a CDS encoding ribose-phosphate pyrophosphokinase, which yields MVPMVPDSMMVFSGNANPKLAQAVTQYLNIPLGKATVTRFSDGEVMVQLLDNVRGKDVFILQSTCAPTNDNLMELMIMVDALKRASARRVTAAIPYYGYARQDRRPRSTRVAISAKVVANMLQSVGVDRVLTMDLHADQIQGFFDIPVDNIYATPVLLNDLVNRNYEDLMVVSPDVGGVVRARAMAKALEVDLAIIDKRRPRANVAEIMNIIGEVKGRTCVITDDIVDTAGTLCNAAGALKERGAKAVVAYITHPVLSGAAIERITNSALDELVVTDTIPLSAAAAACPKIRQVSCAAIIGETLSRIAREDSVSSLFTE from the coding sequence ATGGTCCCCATGGTTCCGGATAGTATGATGGTCTTCTCGGGCAATGCCAATCCCAAGCTTGCCCAGGCCGTTACTCAGTACCTCAATATTCCTCTCGGCAAGGCTACGGTCACCCGCTTCAGCGACGGCGAAGTGATGGTCCAGCTCCTTGACAACGTGCGCGGCAAGGACGTGTTCATCCTGCAGAGCACCTGCGCCCCGACGAACGACAACCTGATGGAACTCATGATCATGGTTGACGCTCTGAAGCGCGCTTCCGCCCGCCGCGTCACCGCCGCGATCCCCTACTACGGGTATGCCCGTCAGGACCGCCGTCCCCGCTCGACCCGCGTGGCGATCTCCGCCAAGGTCGTGGCCAACATGCTCCAGTCCGTCGGCGTCGACCGCGTCCTCACGATGGACCTGCACGCCGACCAGATTCAGGGCTTCTTCGACATCCCCGTCGACAACATCTACGCCACGCCCGTTCTGCTCAACGACCTCGTCAACCGCAACTACGAAGACCTCATGGTCGTCTCGCCCGACGTAGGCGGCGTGGTTCGCGCCCGTGCCATGGCCAAGGCCCTCGAAGTGGACCTCGCCATCATCGACAAGCGTCGTCCCCGTGCCAACGTGGCCGAAATCATGAACATCATCGGCGAAGTCAAGGGTCGCACCTGCGTCATCACCGACGACATCGTCGACACGGCCGGTACGCTCTGCAACGCCGCCGGCGCGCTCAAGGAACGCGGTGCCAAGGCCGTCGTCGCCTACATCACGCACCCCGTGCTTTCGGGCGCCGCCATCGAGCGCATCACGAATTCCGCCCTCGACGAACTCGTCGTGACGGATACGATTCCGCTTTCGGCCGCCGCTGCGGCCTGCCCGAAGATCCGCCAGGTTTCCTGCGCCGCGATCATCGGCGAAACGCTTTCGCGCATCGCCCGCGAAGACTCCGTGAGCTCGCTCTTCACGGAATAA
- a CDS encoding 50S ribosomal protein L25/general stress protein Ctc, which translates to MKVIATTRKAQGTSASRRLRRADKLPGIVYGGHEPATPIELEHNPIFYALRKEKFHASILTMELDGKEELVVLRAFQMHPYKPQVMHIDFQRIAADEKVTMRVPLHFSGAEESPAVKVDKAIISHTVSYVEVQCLPRELPEFIAVDLSKMESGMTLHSKELAVPAGVEVVTDVVVASVIAPVEEEVTVAEGEEAAEAPAAAEAK; encoded by the coding sequence ATGAAAGTCATCGCCACCACGCGTAAGGCGCAAGGTACGAGTGCGAGCCGCCGTCTGCGCCGCGCGGACAAGCTGCCCGGCATCGTCTACGGCGGCCACGAACCCGCTACGCCGATCGAGCTCGAACACAATCCGATTTTCTACGCTCTGCGTAAGGAAAAGTTCCACGCTTCGATCCTGACGATGGAACTCGACGGCAAGGAAGAACTTGTCGTTCTCCGCGCTTTCCAGATGCACCCCTACAAGCCCCAGGTCATGCACATCGACTTCCAGCGCATCGCCGCTGACGAAAAGGTCACGATGCGCGTGCCCCTGCACTTCTCGGGCGCCGAAGAAAGCCCCGCCGTCAAGGTGGACAAGGCCATCATCAGCCACACGGTTTCCTACGTCGAAGTCCAGTGCCTCCCGCGCGAACTTCCCGAGTTCATCGCCGTCGACCTCTCCAAGATGGAATCCGGCATGACGCTCCACTCGAAGGAACTCGCGGTTCCCGCCGGCGTTGAAGTCGTCACCGACGTCGTGGTCGCCTCCGTGATCGCTCCGGTCGAAGAAGAAGTGACCGTCGCCGAAGGCGAAGAAGCCGCCGAAGCCCCCGCTGCGGCCGAAGCCAAGTAA
- a CDS encoding DEAD/DEAH box helicase, producing the protein MATFSELGLSDDIVSALSQLGFEEPTPIQQEAIPALLDGRDVLGQAATGTGKTAAFGLPLLDRHVVGAEPDLPLILVLTPTRELCLQVSESFHNFGRNAGIIVTPIYGGQEYGRQIRALKRGTHVVVATPGRALDHINKGTLDLSALKAIVLDEADEMLDLGFADELDAIFNAVPETVQTALFSATLAPRIARIAEEHLKDPVRIQIAREETADGEAPRVPQIAYVVGHNYRLPALGRILDLEGPELAIIFTRTRTEVDELTEALRARGWSVEALHGGLDQPTRDRVMKRARAGQVDVIVATDVAARGIDLENLTHVVNFGIPASYDTYVHRIGRTGRAGRTGTAITLLEPREHRHLRAIERITKSRIEIRSVPSATDVRAHRLEVVRGSVEEVLREGDLERFRVVVETLCEEHDPFDVAAAAIRLALESEGGVDDDTDIPAFSPFERPKRDRAERGERTERNGRERRDRSAGPEAGMKRIFFGAGRDVGVRPGDIVGAFANESGIHSRSIGAIDISDRFTLVEVEEAVAERVVEAMQGVRYKGRNVLVKFDEPRRREERSDRSDRADRGERSDRSDRADRGDRGERFERFGDRTERNERNDRYDRNDRGDRRGNGRFDRFERNGRGPRR; encoded by the coding sequence ATGGCCACTTTTTCCGAACTTGGTCTTTCCGATGACATCGTGAGCGCGCTCTCGCAGCTCGGTTTCGAAGAACCCACCCCGATTCAACAGGAGGCAATCCCCGCGCTGCTCGACGGACGCGACGTCCTCGGTCAGGCCGCCACCGGCACGGGCAAAACCGCAGCCTTCGGGCTCCCGCTCCTCGACCGCCACGTCGTGGGCGCCGAACCCGATCTCCCGCTCATCCTCGTTCTCACGCCGACGCGCGAACTCTGCCTGCAGGTGAGCGAATCGTTCCACAACTTCGGCCGCAACGCGGGCATCATCGTCACGCCCATTTACGGCGGGCAGGAGTACGGCCGCCAGATCCGCGCCCTGAAGCGCGGCACGCACGTCGTCGTCGCGACGCCCGGCCGAGCGCTCGACCACATCAACAAGGGTACGCTCGACCTCTCCGCCCTCAAAGCGATCGTTCTCGACGAAGCCGACGAAATGCTCGATCTGGGCTTTGCCGACGAACTCGACGCCATTTTCAACGCCGTGCCCGAAACGGTGCAGACGGCGCTCTTTTCCGCGACGCTCGCCCCGCGCATCGCCCGCATCGCCGAAGAACACCTCAAGGACCCCGTGCGCATCCAGATCGCCCGTGAAGAAACCGCGGACGGCGAAGCGCCCCGCGTGCCGCAGATCGCGTACGTGGTGGGTCACAACTACCGCCTGCCCGCGCTCGGTCGCATTCTCGACCTCGAAGGGCCCGAACTCGCCATCATCTTCACGCGCACCCGCACGGAAGTGGACGAACTCACCGAAGCGCTGCGCGCCCGCGGCTGGAGCGTCGAAGCCCTGCACGGCGGGCTCGATCAGCCCACGCGCGACCGCGTGATGAAGCGCGCCCGCGCCGGTCAGGTCGACGTGATCGTCGCCACCGACGTCGCCGCCCGCGGCATCGACCTTGAAAACCTCACGCACGTCGTCAACTTCGGCATCCCCGCCTCCTACGACACGTACGTGCACCGCATCGGGCGAACGGGCCGCGCCGGCCGCACGGGTACCGCCATCACGCTCCTCGAGCCCCGCGAACACCGTCATCTGCGTGCGATCGAACGCATCACGAAAAGCCGCATCGAAATCCGCTCCGTGCCCTCCGCCACCGACGTGCGCGCGCACCGTCTCGAAGTCGTGCGCGGCTCCGTCGAAGAAGTGCTCCGCGAGGGCGACCTCGAACGCTTCCGCGTCGTCGTCGAAACGCTCTGCGAAGAGCACGATCCCTTCGACGTGGCGGCCGCGGCCATCCGTCTCGCACTCGAGAGCGAAGGCGGCGTGGACGACGACACCGACATTCCCGCGTTCTCGCCTTTCGAGCGCCCGAAGCGCGATCGCGCCGAACGGGGCGAACGGACCGAACGCAACGGTCGCGAGCGCCGCGACCGCTCGGCCGGTCCCGAAGCCGGCATGAAGCGCATCTTCTTCGGCGCCGGCCGCGACGTCGGCGTGCGCCCGGGCGACATCGTCGGCGCCTTTGCGAACGAATCGGGCATCCACTCCCGCTCGATCGGCGCGATCGACATCTCGGACCGTTTCACGCTCGTCGAAGTCGAAGAGGCCGTGGCGGAACGCGTGGTCGAAGCCATGCAGGGCGTGCGCTACAAGGGCCGCAACGTGCTCGTGAAGTTCGACGAACCGCGTCGCCGCGAAGAACGTTCGGACCGCTCCGACCGTGCGGATCGCGGCGAACGCTCCGACCGAAGCGACCGCGCCGATCGGGGCGACCGAGGCGAACGTTTCGAGCGCTTCGGCGACCGGACCGAACGCAACGAGCGCAACGATCGCTACGACCGCAATGATCGAGGCGATCGCCGCGGCAACGGCCGATTCGACCGGTTCGAACGCAACGGCCGCGGTCCGCGTCGCTGA
- a CDS encoding DUF523 domain-containing protein produces the protein MRTLAPFSGQKEKQKAARTPSGTSEPKAKGDRIVVSRCLLGYTCRYDGESRPSILEKLEAKSWTKDDIVTICPEMEGGLPCPREPAEIMAPGSDGHAVLAHEGEVVDRTGTDVTAQYLRGARKALKTAKAANAPFALLKARSPACSPSGIYDGSHTRTLVPGQGVAAALLAKNGYVLFSEDDLDRIPAKRSES, from the coding sequence GTGCGTACGCTCGCCCCCTTCTCGGGTCAGAAGGAAAAGCAAAAAGCCGCTCGGACTCCGTCCGGGACGAGCGAACCGAAGGCGAAGGGCGACCGCATCGTCGTCTCCCGGTGCCTCCTCGGCTACACCTGCCGCTACGACGGCGAGTCGCGTCCCTCGATCCTTGAAAAGCTCGAAGCCAAAAGCTGGACCAAGGACGACATCGTGACGATCTGTCCCGAGATGGAAGGGGGTCTTCCCTGCCCGCGCGAACCCGCCGAAATCATGGCGCCGGGCTCGGACGGCCACGCCGTGCTCGCGCACGAAGGGGAAGTAGTCGATCGCACCGGTACGGACGTGACGGCGCAGTATCTGCGCGGCGCCCGCAAGGCGCTCAAAACCGCCAAGGCCGCAAACGCTCCTTTCGCGCTTCTCAAAGCGCGCAGCCCCGCGTGCAGTCCCTCGGGCATTTACGACGGCTCGCACACGCGCACGCTCGTCCCCGGACAGGGCGTGGCGGCCGCGCTCCTCGCGAAAAACGGCTACGTCCTTTTCTCCGAAGACGATCTCGATCGCATTCCCGCGAAGCGCTCGGAATCCTGA
- the ychF gene encoding redox-regulated ATPase YchF, giving the protein MGLKCGIVGLPNVGKSTIFNALTKAGIAAENYPFCTIEPNVGIVEVPDPRLKALAEIVKPERIVPAAVEFVDIAGLVAGASKGEGLGNQFLANIRECDAIAHIVRCFNDDNIVHVSGKVDPIDDINVINTELALADLATVEKALNRYSKQARSGGDKEALKLVLVLEKIQPVLNEGKAVRTVKLSPEELAVIRPLFLLTAKPAMYVANVEDHGFENNPLLDAVRAYAAEEHAPVVAVCAKTEADIADLDEEDKQMFLEDMGMTEPGLDRVIRAGYDLLGLQTYFTAGVKEVRAWTIHKGDTAPQAAGVIHTDFERGFIRAQTIAFDDFIAFKGEKGAQEAGKMRAEGKDYIVQDGDVMNFLFNV; this is encoded by the coding sequence ATGGGTCTCAAATGCGGCATCGTCGGCCTGCCCAACGTCGGCAAGTCGACCATCTTCAACGCTCTCACCAAGGCGGGCATCGCTGCGGAAAACTATCCCTTCTGCACGATCGAACCGAACGTCGGCATCGTGGAAGTGCCCGATCCCCGTCTCAAGGCACTCGCTGAAATCGTGAAGCCCGAACGCATCGTTCCGGCCGCCGTCGAATTCGTCGACATCGCCGGTCTCGTCGCGGGCGCGAGCAAAGGCGAAGGCCTCGGCAACCAGTTCCTCGCGAACATCCGCGAATGCGACGCCATCGCCCACATCGTGCGTTGCTTCAACGACGACAACATCGTGCACGTCTCGGGCAAGGTCGACCCCATCGACGACATCAACGTGATCAACACCGAGCTCGCGCTCGCCGACCTCGCGACCGTCGAAAAGGCCCTGAACCGCTACTCGAAGCAGGCCCGCTCGGGCGGCGACAAGGAAGCCCTCAAGCTCGTGCTCGTTCTCGAAAAGATCCAGCCGGTGTTGAACGAAGGCAAGGCCGTCCGTACGGTGAAGCTTTCCCCCGAAGAGTTGGCCGTCATCCGTCCGCTCTTCCTCCTCACCGCCAAGCCCGCCATGTACGTGGCGAACGTCGAAGATCACGGCTTTGAAAACAATCCGCTCCTCGACGCCGTGCGCGCCTACGCCGCCGAAGAGCACGCCCCGGTCGTCGCGGTTTGCGCGAAGACCGAAGCCGACATCGCCGACCTCGACGAAGAGGACAAGCAGATGTTCCTCGAAGACATGGGCATGACCGAGCCGGGGCTCGATCGCGTGATTCGCGCGGGCTACGACCTCCTCGGCCTTCAGACCTACTTCACGGCGGGCGTGAAGGAAGTGCGCGCCTGGACGATCCACAAGGGCGACACGGCGCCTCAGGCCGCCGGCGTCATCCACACCGACTTCGAACGCGGCTTCATCCGCGCCCAGACGATCGCCTTCGACGATTTCATCGCGTTCAAGGGCGAAAAGGGCGCCCAGGAAGCGGGCAAGATGCGCGCGGAAGGCAAGGACTACATCGTTCAGGACGGCGACGTCATGAACTTCCTCTTCAACGTCTGA